The Arachis duranensis cultivar V14167 chromosome 9, aradu.V14167.gnm2.J7QH, whole genome shotgun sequence genomic sequence aaatagaaaaaatcaattaaatatattattttattaatttcaattaaatattaataatttaaaagttttgaattttagtttTACCGCGATCCCTGATCcgattttgataaccttttttAAAAGAGTGAAGTACCAACCCGGCTCCTATCCATTTCCAAGAATGACAACGCGACcccttaaaataaaattgatccaGTTCGGTCCCTGTCCTCGATTTTAGTCACACAAGGCGGTCCTCATGCGTTTTTCTCCGGCGAGGCTTGACGGAAAACGCTGAGCTGGCTTGTTCGGTGCTTGACCTGTCATAGGAGGTGGATGACATGTTCAATCAGTGATGAGCTGGAGAAATTGAAATGGACAGGGGCTAATTTGTCCTACTCAATTATCAtataaacgacgtcgtttcagtTGGAAGCAACGTTTCATGTGCTTTTCAAAAGGTGGGTTTCCATAAAAACCCTTCCCCCAGCCTCGACATCCTAACAGAGTCATGAGCAGCAGCAACGAACCAGCGTCAAATTCCATGGATGGGAATGGAAGAGAAGTTTTTAAAGATGAAGGCAGAAGTTGTAATGTTTGGCAAGAAGTTTTCACAGAGGGGTAAGCAAGGTTGGAGTTAACCTTCAACAAAGGACCTACACTTGTAATGTTTGGCAACTTACTGGTAAGGTTGTTTATGAAATCATCTTATCTGATGTATTGTATCTTATggaattttataaatttctgTTGCATTGGTGCTGGAATATTGGCAtacttgttgtttatgaatcaatcattatttgaattattgtaTCATAACACCTTGTGGATTGCATGTCTGGATTGTGCTTCTTGTTAGGCATGCCTTGTTGTCACGCTGTTGCAGCAAGGTATAAAATTGGTCTGAAGCCAGAGGAGCATGTGCATAAATGGCTCACCATGCAATCAATCAGAGCAACATATATGCATTGCATCAAACCAGTTAATTCAGAGGAGTACTGGACCCCATGTGATGCTCCAAGAACGGAACCACCCAACATCAAGAGACCAGCTCATCGCCCCAAGATGAAGAGGAAGGTAGATCCTGTAGAACCTGAGATGCACGGTACTAAAGCCAAGAAAACCTTTGAAGTGACGTGCAGCAAGTGTGGATAGCTTGGGCATTACTACAAGACCTGTAAGAATGACCCAAATGACCCAAACTGGCAGCCATTGACCAAGAAGGAGAGAAGAGCTGGTAAGGGGAAGGGGTTGCAGATTGTACCCTTTGACACAAACCAAAATAGAGGCCAGGTAATTAGGGTTCGATTTGGTACACAGTAGTAGTTATTAAGGATTTACGTGTCTCGTATAAAATTTGTGGAGGGTTTAGTTGTCTCATGTAAATATTGTGAGGGGTTTATGTGTCTCACTATTGGTTGTTTATATGATTAGGATGTAGGACCTAATGTCAATCTGAACAGTGCTAGTGTTCAACCTCCCCCACCTATGGATCCACAGGTAATATCTTTTACCCTGCTCCTTATTCCTATTCTTGTAACATGACATATTATACTCTCCTTGCACTAACATGTTTATATTCCTCTGCTAGACAAAGGCAAAGAAGTATAAGAAGAAACTTCCAAAGACAGTGCATAAGAAGGGTACTTCTGACCAACAAGAACAGGGAGAAGAAATTTTTCTTTCACAAAATGCACCCCAGACAGATGAGGTATAGTGATTGGTCAATGTTGTTTTAAACTAGATGAGGTATAGTGATTGGTCAATGttgttttaaactttttgtttattttattctcattaaatttttgttacagGTTGCAGGAGAGGCTATGAACCTGAATCAACCACCCCCACAACCCTGCTCCACCCCCAATCTCAGTTATGCCCAAAGAAGAAAGCACCCTGTGGTTAGGCCCCCAACCGCTCCTATCTCGACTCCACCTTCATTTGGACAACCTACTCCACCATCAGTTCAAGCAGCATCAGGTCTTAGACCATGTGTTCCAACCGGTCAGGCTGTGAACCCGAAGACAACAACTGCTAATATTCCCTTTCAATAAAGTGCTCCTTCTGCTGAGACCATGGCTGCAGCAAGTTCCGGGACTACAACAAGACTTTTCAAGTTCATTCATACTCCTGGGTTTATACTTTCGAGGAAGACTTGATATCTGATATGTTGTTGTTGACATAGATGATAAGAATGACTCCTTTTGTTATTAGTCTAAGTGTTAGTGTTTAAAAATCTAGGAAATATTTTGGAAGCTTTTAAGTGTTTGTATGCATgtttaagtcattttaaaactCTACTAGACTGATGTATAAGATGTTTAAGTCAGTTTAAAACTTGACAAATTTAGGAAATATTTTGGTTCAAGGCTACATGTTGGCCTTCTTTTTGGTGTTAGAGGGTTATAAGTTGTCCCTTTCTCATGCTAAACAAGGACATGTTTGGTTATTTTgtgttaatattttatataagatATCTTCTGGGTTTGTTTATCCAACATTTTTCAGTAAGCAATCTGTATGACTACATGCTGCTAGAATTCATCAAAGTAGTAATAGACCCTTTTTCTTGGATCAAATCATAATCTCATCTGAAATAACATACATACTTATAAAGTAATACAAATTATGATGTAAACAACATACACTTGTAAGAAATAAGACACACTATGAACCTAGTGTCACAGAAGGTTCTTGCTACTCATATGCCTCAAAAAAATTTGGAGATCACAATTTCAAATACAAAAGCAATAATAAAAGCTTTAACACTACCGTCGCTAGAACCACTATGGACATTACAATTTTTAGCTTCCAATTCTAACCCACGAACTCTTGCATCTAGTTCCCTCAGTTTTCCAGCATCAACACCAGCAGCATCAGGAATCTGACTCTGATCTCGCGTCCAACCCTCTATATCAGGAGAATTTCTGGGAAACTCTTCAAATGATGCAACATAATCATCCAACCATGCAAAAAATTTACAATGCGATTTTGTACTCTGTAGAATATACCCACAGCTCATAAGATGTCACTTCTGAGTTAAAATCAAcaaaacttaaattaaattttagattacCTTGAAGTGTGGACAACCAAAAAATAACTGATTAGGGTTTAATTCTGTTGAAGAGAGAAACAAAATAGCATGTGTCCCACACCGGCATCATGGAGCAatgaacttcttcttctttggcgCAGCAACACTTCCTGCAGATACGCTTAGAGAACTTCTGCTTTCATCTTTAAAAACTTCTCTTTCACTTCCATCCATGGAACTTGACGCTGGTTCGTTGCTGCTGCTCATGGCTCTGTTAGGATGTCGAGGCTGGGGGAAAGGTTTTTATGGAAATCCACCTTCTGAAAAGCACATGAAACGTTGCTTCCAactgaaacgacgtcgtttataTGGTAATTGGGTAGGACAAATTAGCTCCTGTCCATTTCAATTTCTCCAGCTCAGTACTGATTGAACACGTCATCCACCTCCTATGACAGGTCAAGCACCGAACGAGCCAGCTCAGCGTTTTCCGTCAAGTCTCGCCGGAAAAGAACGCATGAAGACCGCCTTGTGTGACGGAAATTGGGGACAGGGACCGAACtggatcaattttattttgagggTCGCGTTGTCATTCTTAAAAATGGACAAGGGTCGGGTTGATACTTCACTCTTTTTAAAACACCTTATTTCCGGTTGAACCGGGATAACTGTCAGATTTCAGAATAGGACACTGATTTTGGGGTGAAATATTGAAAGTTGATACATCAACTTGATACGTCGTCGTCGCAATTTGGCACAGTTCTTCACTGCGGACGGTATGTGGGTCCCACTAGTCAAAGGGTGTCGGTGGGTTTACGACCAACTTTTCTTATCAAAGTTTGCATTCTTttcccattttttttttcttttttcaattttaattttctcttttgggAATCtgattctatatttatttttttttctccatcttttcttttccaACAGAATATGAGAAACATGTACAtacttgttttaaattttttatttatttgtttgtgggatatttttggaaaataTTGGAGCCATGCACTTTAACCGTTTTCAGGTATTTGATTTCAAACCGTCCAAAAACTTTATTTAATGGTAATCATGGATAATGTAATCATTGTTTATAATaggcttttttttttgcttttattgtttcctttttttttaatcaaattgtcTATGATAAGCTTTTTCATatggtattttaattttagagaggCGATGATGATAGTGTTATCCAAAATTAAAGCTTAAAAGTTGGTAAAATGTATCTAATAGTAGTCAtactctttttgttctttttttatttttggttcaaTATCTATGATTTTTCATTCGGATATTCGGTAAATTCAACACCTGCAGGGTAATGTAGAGTTTCCTTTAAGCAACATTTAATCCATGCATATCTCATTGAAAATTGGGTTGTTGAAGAGCCTGAACTACTTATCCAGTTATTTTAGTATCTTTAGCTTATTAcaccaaatataattaattattagtccctaataatataaaagtagtTTTTTACTTGTCATGGTTATTTAGAACatttctaatatttaattttaattttattttattttagattttacatAATATtgcataaatatttataaaattatacatcataaaaattaatttaaaatttaataacattACATAATAAGATTACAATATTCATTTAATAGATTtaatagatatataaataataatattttactagtttcttttaaataatacaatatcTCTTTATTTATTCAGTATTATTTCAAAGATTATGttcaatataaattttaatttcaaatcaattaaattatgattaaaatcaaaattgataCTAAAAAAACATCTCattaaaattgtttttatttaagtTCAATTACAAATTGGGGTATTAAGCATTATTTGAACTTTCAAAATATATTGTATTACTATATATTgctatatatttattgtatattttaatcCACTTAAAAAAGTACTACGTACTATGCTCTGTATATGCAcggtataattaattatttgatccTGAATACAGAATACTTGAATTTATTGTGCAAAACATAATTTGTCTGAATAGTATGAGACTACTCAAGGAACAGAGGAACAAAAAGTGATGTAAACCATTAAATTTCGTAATTATTCAAGCACCTATAATTAAATGTACTTTACTGTTTGTTACATAATCCTTATTACATGAATAATAATCTGGAATGTGTTTAATTCTCATTTCCTATACTCAACTTAGATGAGCAGcatcaattaaattcaaatgaCATTCCCACCTTATCTAGTTAAAGCATTTAATACCTGATAATTTAATAATCATTCTTCCTTATCAATAATAGCACCCTATAATCGTGTTTTCAATTAATTACCTAGCTACATTtacaatttcatttttttccctATTACAATTCTAccattattcatatatatatatacgttGACTCTTACTCTAACACTCATAATAATTACCTCAATGGTCACATTAAAACATCTAGCTAGCAACAAAAAGCATTTATTATTGAGTTTCAATCCTGTTCTAATAATTCTTGAAACTCGTGATTATTAATTGCatacaaaattgaaataaaaaaataatcccaTAATGCTCCTTAAAATACcaaactttttttctttctgttttgcaCATAACATCAGGCTTTAGAGGGATATTTTATGTGTTAAAGAAGTAAaagttaaagaaataaaaaaaattaactaacatGTGTTCTTAAGACAAATAATAAGTTTATTATTAGtgaaagatataatttttaaataaatatattaaaaatttaattttttatatttttaattatttttttctaattttaatttgtgttcttAATGCAGAAGATAAATAAATCCTTGAAAAAAAAGGCGAGAACAAGGCAAGTAGTAACCTTAGCTGGCTCCTGTCCTCTCTTCCATAGACCATAGGAAGACAAATCCAATATACAGCAACAATCTAAAACGAGGAAACCCACATTAATTGAATccccaaataaaataattgtcttaattagtattattaaataattatatacaagatttagaatttaaaaaaattgattttgataataatattatatgattttaaatttagtttattatatttaaatttttctgtGTCTTGTTTTAATATTCTAAGTTTAAgaacatataattttaaaatttaaatatatgaaaaaaaaattaaaagataattatgatGGTACTTAGTCGCATGGAACGAGGAAACCCCCATTAATTGAACCCCTTAGCTTAGATACAAGTCCACGCCATAATCACCTTTAATTAACTCAAATGGATAAGCCCCTTAAACCTCTCAAAATACAACTGCTACTACTTTTCTATTTACCgcatcctctctctctctctctctcacacataCACAGCCAACACAACACAGTACTGTTCTCAAAGATTCTCTCTCCATTACATGCAACTAAACATACCCTTTCTCCCTCCCTCCCTCTTCTATTATAAAAACCCCTCACACACCTTCCCCTCAACTCCACACCATAACACACAAACTTCACAAACACATACACTACTTCAATTGAACGCACAATGGAGTCCCTTTCCTCCACCAAACACAATCATAATCCTTCTAAGCCTAATTCTCTTCACTTAGAGAACCAGCCTCAACTACCACCCGAGCCAAGTCCTCTACGTAAGATCATCGTCGTGGCGTCTATTGCTGCCGGTGTTCAGTTTGGATGGGCTTTACAGCTCTCCTTGCTGACTCCGTACGTCCAGCTGCTTGGAATTCCACACACTTGGGCCGCTTATATCTGGCTCTGCGGCCCAATAAGTGGGATGCTCGTGCAGCCTATAGTAGGCTACCATAGTGACCGCTGCACGTCACGGTTTGGACGCCGGCGGCCCTTCATTGCTGCGGGTGCTTTGGCGGTTGCCATCGCAGTGTTCCTTATAGGCTATGCTGCTGACATGGGACACATGTTTGGTGACTCGCTTGAGAAGAAGGCCCGCCCGCGCGCCATAGCCATCTTCGTGGTCGGATTCTGGATCCTCGACGTGGCGAACAACATGCTTCAAGGTCCATGCCGGGCACTCCTCGCCGACCTCGCTGCTGGAGATCAACGGAAAACGCGGACGGCCAACGCTGGCTTCTCGTTCTTCATGGCGGTGGGAAACGTCCTAGGATACGCCGCCGGTTCCTACAGCGGTCTCCACCACATCTTTCCGTTCACGAAAACGAAAGCATGTGATGTGTACTGTGCAAATCTCAAAAGCTGCTTCTTCCTCTCAATCGCGATGTTGCTAACTCTAGCCACGGCGGCGTCGGTATACGTTAAAGAGAAACCACTGTCGCCGGAGAAATCAACGGCGGCGGACGCCGAGGACGAAGGGAAATCACACGGCATGCCGTGCTTCGGAGAATTGTCCGGCGCGTTCCGCGAATTGAAGAGGCCGATGTGGATCTTGTTGCTGGTGACGTGTCTGAATTGGATCGCGTGGTTCCCGTTCTTGCTCTTCGACACCGATTGGATGGGGAGAGAAGTGTACGGCGGAACGGTTGGGGTTGGTAAGGCATACGATATGGGAGTACGCGCCGGAGCCTTAGGGTTGATGTTGAACTCGCTGGTGCTCGGAGCGGCGTCGTTGGGGGTGGAGATTTTGGCGCGTGCAGTTGGTGGAGTTAAGAGGCTTTGGGGAATCGTGAACTTCATTCTTGCAATTTGTCTTGCAATGACGGTTTTGGTTACCAAGCAAGCCGAGCACTCGCGCCATTTCGCCCCTGGATCACACGACCCTCTTCCGCCGCCCGGACACGTTAAGGCCGGCGCTTTGGCTCTCTTCTCCGTTCTTGGAATTCCCCTTGCGGTCAGTAATAACCAATAAccatttattcttatttatttcgcttttttttattttcaaatatttattttgtttaatgtgaaaagaaattaaatttgattgaaaatgtaTGTATAGTTTTGGgcataaaaaatagttttgacTACTTTTGAATATTTAAAGAATACTTTTACCATAATCATTTGCTAAATTCTTAAAATATGATGATTgggttttattttgaataattaagggaattaatttattttggctGAGGGTGAGAGAAACATTGACATGTTCCTAATAATATCCGTTTCAGAGGAATATGAGAGGGAAAAGTTAGAATACTTTACCtattaattttgtttcaaaatagaATTGAGGGGTGGCCATGCATGAATGAAGAGCATGTGAATGAGAGgcatgtgattttttttttaattttaaaatctcaaaagatcttttttttttcagtttttcttgTCTTTTATGGGAAGTGTTGTGCAGAAGCTTGGCCTTCcccattaaaaacaaaaaaaattcggTATCGATTTGATTAAGGCGTGTGACTCTTGTATTTTTGATGTTACAGACTTTATTTGAACTTTAGCtgttaaataaaacaaattgtGTTCTTGGCTTTGAGTGTTTGTTTGAATTGTCAAAGACAATTTTATTTAAACAGGaccagaaagaaataaaagacaATTGTTAGCATGTGTTTGCAGGgatttgtttattattgtgaCTAGTTTTGATTATCAAATTAATATAGTGGCTAATATTCCTTACCCTGATTTTGATCTctgcaattaaataaaagatacCAGTTAACTTCTAATAATCCAAAGTTTAGGTACTTAAttcattcaaattttaaagaacataacctaaaaaaacaactaaagaaaAAGTTTAGAAACTTTATGCTTCTGCAAAACATAACAACAACATAGCAATAagctaacatttttttattattgtgcaTGTGTCACAGATTACTTACAGCATACCCTTTGCTCTAGCATCTATATTCTCTACCTCCACAGGAGCAGGACAAGGTAAAAGACAAATCAAACCCTTTTAGTTTGAAATTTTGGAGGTCTATAATCATATAGACCAATACTAAACTAAGATCCATAAGCTTAACCTATTGTTATTGTTTCAAAATCATTTCAGGGTTATCTCTAGGAGTTCTCAATCTTGCAATTGTCATACCACAGGTTAGCATTAAATTATTCATAAGGTTTTGACCTTATTAGTActtcttttttatatgttaaaaaaaaagtagtagTTAGTCTGAATAATTGACTAATTTGtttgttatatattattatgtGTATAGATGGTGATTTCTGTAACTAGTGGACCATGGGATGCTCTGTTTGGTGGTGGAAACTTGCCAGCATTTGTGGTGGGAGCAGTGGCAGCAGCAGCAAGTGGCATATTATCTATAATCCTGCTACCATCACCGCCGCCGGATTTGGCCAAGGCCGCAACTGCCGCCGGAGGAGGCTTCCATTAAGCCAGTGCAGCAACATACATCTCACATCTCTTTTTTTGTCCCAGTCTTTCAATATTAGTAGccaaaaaccaaaagaaaaaagggaaaaagaagtTTTTGGTATTTGAAGTTGGTTGTGTATAAGGCCTTTTTAGATcccaagaagaaaaaaaacaaatatgcTGCAATTGCCCTTTTTGTGGCATCAATGACTAATAACAGTCATCTCAATTGTAAAGCCTTGATGTGGCTGTACATAACCCTGTTTCACCATAAAGGTTCCAGCcttgtcttttttatttatatggtCATGTTTTTagtaccttttttttttgaggaaTGTAGTGATAAAAAGCTAGCTTGCATGCATGGATGGTTAATCCATTAATAATACCATGTGATGGGGAGGAATTCCTGAATTTGACTACTGCACTTCTTTTCTATGCCTTGCtcacttttcattttcttcttccattttgtTGATTACTAGTACAACAATaaagttgattattttttattctatacagAAACAGAAACATGTTACCCTTTAATAAATATGGGTGGCAATATATATTATGTTACCAGTCATGCAAGGAGGAGAAACCCAAAAAAGGATGATAAATATAAATGGAAGAAAGCCATGAGGGTGAAGAGATGTTAATGATTAGTAGAAAGAATGGTACCAGACTCTCTCTCATACCCTTAGGCCTTAGATGCttttaaagtaaataaaagagtttACTTTCTCAATCAATTTATTCTGTATAAATTTGCACTGAGAACACTGAAAAAATTTTCTAGAGAGAGTTAGTTATCAAGAATAAAGAAATATGAGAGGGAAAGGAGCTGAGAAAAACTTCTCCATAGGTATAATCAATAATCCTCCTTTCCATCTTCTTTACTCTTGCAGGATCAAGGTTTATTCTCTTCTCTACTGGCTACTATAGTGTCAATGGTATCCCTCTAAGTGATTTTGGGTCCATTGTATTTAGATGTATATGGATTATGGAGTGTGTATAAGtagaaaaattctaatatataatgagaatttcatataaattaaattgaagaaaGTTATTTAAAGTCACCAAATTATGAATCAGTGAGagtattagatatttttttttgtcctgGTCCATCATTAAAGATTGTTTTTGCTTCTCGTGATATTTTAGGGATTTGGatcttctaaagtttgaatttcattttagagaataaagtgtgatctttctACCCTTGAATggtttttctttcatatttattcttggtctcacatataaaataaatagtgaaagatcacactttactttctaaagtaaaattcaaattttaaagtatCTAAATCCATATTTTAGGATGCTTTTCGGTCTGATCCATTTCAGGCTTTTAGCCCAACAAATTGTTGCTTAATGGGCCAATTATTATACTAACCCTAAATCCCTAAAACTAAGGTCCAAAAAAGAACACCTCACTAATCGAATACCCAAATTACATACATAATGGACCGACCAACACCCAGAAGGGTTAGGGTTCTTGAGTCACACACTCTGATACTGAAAGTGCTATCTATCTTTGATGTTACAAAATCTCTAATCTCTCGctctgataaaaaaaaaaccccaGAATTCTTTAcccaaaaatccctaaaaatattATGATAAAAACAGTGGCAGTTCCTCACTTCCTCCTGAGTcctgacaaaaaatattaataaaaaagaagagaaatgttGTCAACAAACTAACGTGGTGGAAACTCTAATTTCAGTTgaccaaaaacaaaagaaagtcTAAGttctaaaacaataaaaaattctgAACAGAAAATAGCCTGACAAAAAAAAAGGCCTAtcccaaaaaatataaaaactaaatacTGAAAATTATTCAAGTTAAGAACTAAATACTTGGTTTGGTTGAGTGGATagctcactcgtccgcttaaatAAGTGTTGGGAGTTTGAATCCtaccttgtgcatgcagcaatccATTGGCCAGCGATAGACCCTTAAATGAAGTTCAGATCTGACTTGCAATTCAACTTCTGTATCAATCTGAtcaatcttttaattaaattgatcaaTCTGATCCAATTTTAACAATTATGATTaggacaaattaaaatataataatataaattattattgatttttttgtttttgtttttctttttgtattattggttttaaaatatcaattaagtctttaataatttttttatgtatatttaacTATAACATAATATTTGTTTATAGAAAATCATAATAACTTTTAAACAAAACTTTACTTGTTTTGtagaattcataataaatagAAAGTAATTATTAATggttatataaaaattcataagataaataaTATCGTTCTTGTGTTtatgtaaaaacaataaaataaggTAAATAAATGAACACATAGACAATTTTATTtcgtttaattttatttatagacAAAAAGACATCATCTATTCATTCTGTTTGCTATTGTAAAAGATGCATgttattgatatttattttttcttctaatgAGTCccatattaaaataatcaaagaCTAAATTGGGATTttactctatatttttttatattaaaaaatattatatatttcagCAGACATCTGAGTAGCATTTATGAAATTTCAAATATGCGATTTCTTGCTTCTTAGATCTCAATTAAGTAAGGAGACCAAATGCGTAGAGACAAAGAAATCAAACCCGTTTCAGAGACGTAGAAATTAgaattgagagagagagagagagaccaaaacacaagctctcaccaGCACAGACGTAACACCATGCTGCTGGTGCCACCCAAACCCATCAacatcaccatcaccatctcCATCATgctcctcttcatcttcttcctcttcttcttctccggcTTCTTCCACTTCCCCTCCTCCCTCTCccccatcaccaccaccaccaccagtaGAACCGCTCGATTCACTCCCGCCGCTGCCGCATCGAAGCCATTCACCGATCTAGTGGGAGCGTTCAGGAGGTGGGACTCGAAGGTGGGGTGCCAGCGATTCAGGGAGAAATAGGGTAATGGGTTGGTGCTGAATCAGTCAAAGGATGCAGCTTTGCAAGGGTTCGGTAAGTGTAAGGGTTTGAAGATGAATCATGTGAGTGTTTTGGTTAAAGGGTGGACTTGGATTCCTGATAATTTGGATAATCTCTACTCTTGCGATTGTGGGTTGAGCTGCTTGTGGACCAAATCCAACGTTCTTGCTGACAAGCCTGATGCTTTGTTGTTCGAAACTACCACCCCTCCTCTTCAGGTGCGTTTCTGGGTTCTAAAGTTTCGTTTTTTATCCTTGTTTTTTATTAGATTAGGTGCAAATGTAAGTGGGTGTGCTTGTTTACTTGGCTAGTTTTCTTCACATTCTGCATTTtgattaatgtgattgatttgACAATGCTGCTTGGAGTCTCTTGTGGATGAGTGTCATTTGTTTTTGCCATGCCATTGCTGCTAGTTTGATCCAAGATCCTTGATTTGTAATCATCCCTTGTTAGGGTTTAGGAAGTTTTACTTGTTATTTCATTTTTGGTTGCTGAATCAATAGTCAATTAGAGGGTGAGAATTTCCTAAGGTGTTATAAAacttttttggtttgtttgtgaatCAATCatcttgaatttgatgttgactCATGATGGTAGTGGAGAAGGATATGTTACTGGATATGCTGGCTTAGTGGCTTTGCCTAATTTGCATTGATTGTCAGTTTTCTGTTTTACAGAAACTaaacttatctttttcttaagaATTCATAAGAAAACCATGGTGCTTTTTATGAATCGTGGAATGTGATTATGCTGTAGTTTACAACTAGTCATTgtttacaaaataataataaggtgACAGGGAGAAGTGTCCTACCTTTGATCTGTAACTATAAGGAGCACACACTGCTATTGGGAAGATTCTTTCCTTTTCtaggcaccaatagcttgaTGGATAAATTATTTACTAAACTGTTGTCATCTTCACAAGTTGGTATAATCTGGAAGAGTGAGATGTTCTGTGTCAGGATAGTGTTAATAGATACTGCAGTTGAGATTGTAAATTTAGCTTTGAAAACCGGGGTTCAGTGACTCTGTATTGAGTTTTCATATAGCTATCGTCTAATACAGATTTTTCGTATAATGGTTGATATTTGATATTAgtaccaacaacaacaacaacaacaacaaagtcttgtCCCACTAGGTGAGGTTGTTTGATGATTGATATTAGCAATGCTAGAAAAATTTCTGGTTTAATGGTGTTGTGAATTGGAATCACAAAATGGTTGATGGAGGTGGAACAACatcaagaaaataaat encodes the following:
- the LOC107467777 gene encoding sucrose transport protein, which produces MESLSSTKHNHNPSKPNSLHLENQPQLPPEPSPLRKIIVVASIAAGVQFGWALQLSLLTPYVQLLGIPHTWAAYIWLCGPISGMLVQPIVGYHSDRCTSRFGRRRPFIAAGALAVAIAVFLIGYAADMGHMFGDSLEKKARPRAIAIFVVGFWILDVANNMLQGPCRALLADLAAGDQRKTRTANAGFSFFMAVGNVLGYAAGSYSGLHHIFPFTKTKACDVYCANLKSCFFLSIAMLLTLATAASVYVKEKPLSPEKSTAADAEDEGKSHGMPCFGELSGAFRELKRPMWILLLVTCLNWIAWFPFLLFDTDWMGREVYGGTVGVGKAYDMGVRAGALGLMLNSLVLGAASLGVEILARAVGGVKRLWGIVNFILAICLAMTVLVTKQAEHSRHFAPGSHDPLPPPGHVKAGALALFSVLGIPLAITYSIPFALASIFSTSTGAGQGLSLGVLNLAIVIPQMVISVTSGPWDALFGGGNLPAFVVGAVAAAASGILSIILLPSPPPDLAKAATAAGGGFH